Proteins encoded by one window of Rutidosis leptorrhynchoides isolate AG116_Rl617_1_P2 chromosome 7, CSIRO_AGI_Rlap_v1, whole genome shotgun sequence:
- the LOC139856982 gene encoding ATP-dependent 6-phosphofructokinase 5, chloroplastic, translating into MGSLSPAITSKLLFPTDRTSLHAFIFRRSAARSPFDVTKQNMIRLCNRNRRKCISSSSAANEAEKNSINFNDPDWKIKYEQNFEKRFNIPHMTDFFPDAVSYPSTFCLKMRTPVSEEFAQGYPSDEEWHGYINNNDRVLLKVIRFSSPRSAGAECIDPDCTWVEQWIHRAGPREKIYFQPEDVKAAIVTCGGLCPGLNDVIRQIVITLEIYGVKKIVGIPFGYRGFGKQLAEIPLSRKVVQNVHLSGGSLLGVSRGGPNVSDIVDSMQERGINMLFVLGGNGTHAGADAVHNECRKRGLKVAVVGVPKTIDNDILLMDKTFGFDTAVEEAQRAINSAYIEAHSAYRGVGVVKLMGRSSGFIAMQAALASGQIDICLIPEVAFELHGPHGVLNHLKYLLETKGSAVICVAEGAGQNFLVKTNAKDASGNTVLGDIGVHIQQEIKKYFKELGDPADVKYIDPTYMIRACRANASDGILCTVLGQNAVHGAFAGYSGITVGICNTHYVYLPIPEVISYPRTVDPNSRMWHRCLTSTGQPDFI; encoded by the exons ATGGGATCGCTGTCACCGGCGATCACTTCAAAGTTACTTTTTCCAACTGACCGAACTTCATTACATGCATTCATCTTCCGCCGTTCAGCTGCCCGCTCGCCGTTCGATGTTACTAAACAGAACATGATCCGGCTATGCAATCGAAACCGTCGTAAGTGTATATCATCATCTTCTGCTGCTAACGAAGCTGAGAAGAATTCTATCAATTTTAACGATCCTGATTGGAAGATTAAATATGAACAGAATTTTGAGAAGCGATTTAATATTCCTCATATGACTGATTTCTTTCCTGATGCTGTTTCATATCCTTCCACTTTTTGTCTCAAAATGAG GACTCCAGTGAGTGAAGAATTTGCACAAGGCTATCCTTCTGATGAGGAGTGGCATggatacattaataataatgatagagtaTTGCTTAAG GTTATTCGGTTCTCATCACCTAGATCTGCTGGGGCTGAGTGTATCGATCCTGATTGTACGTGGGTGGAGCAATG GATTCATCGTGCTGGTCCTCGTGAGAAGATATACTTCCAACCAGAAGATGTGAAGGCAGCAATTGTAACTTGTGGTGGACTCTGTCCGGGCCTTAATGATGTCATACGACAG ATTGTCATCACCCTTGAGATTTATGGTGTAAAAAAGATCGTCGGTATCCCTTTTGGATATCGCGGATTTGGCAAACAGCTAGCTGAGATACCA TTATCTAGAAAGGTGGTTCAAAATGTCCATCTTTCTGGTGGAAGCTTGCTAGGTGTTTCTCGTGGTGGACCCAATGTCAGTGACATTGTCGACAGCATGCAG GAAAGAGGAATAAATATGCTATTTGTGCTGGGCGGAAATGGAACACATGCCGGGGCTGATGCAGTACACAATGAG TGTCGAAAACGAGGGCTAAAGGTGGCTGTGGTTGGTGTTCCAAAAACCATAGATAATGATATTCTGCTGATGGATAAAACATTTGGTTTTGATACTGCTGTAGAGGAAGCTCAAAGAGCGATCAATTCTGCATACATCGAG GCTCATAGTGCTTATCGTGGTGTTGGAGTTGTAAAATTGATGGGGCGTAGTAGTGGTTTTATAGCTATGCAAGCAGCACTTGCTAGTGGACAGATTGATATATGTTTGATTCCCGAG GTAGCGTTTGAGTTGCATGGACCTCATGGTGTCTTAAATCATCTAAAATATTTACTTGAGACTAAGGGATCAGCTGTCATTTGTGTAGCAGAGGGGGCTGGTCAG AATTTTTTGGTGAAAACGAATGCTAAGGATGCATCTGGAAACACTGTACTTGGAGATATTGGAGTTCATATACAACAAGAG ATTAAAAAATATTTTAAGGAGCTTGGTGATCCAGCTGATGTAAAATATATTGATCCTACATACATGATCCGTGCATGCCGAGCCAACGCGTCGGATGGGATTCTATGCACAGTGCTCGGTCAAAATGCT GTCCATGGTGCATTTGCTGGATATAGTGGCATAACAGTAGGCATATGTAACACTCACTACGTTTACCTTCCAATTCCCGAAGTCATATCTTATCCCAGGACAGTGGACCCCAACAGCCGAATGTGGCATCGTTGCTTGACATCTACCGGCCAACCAGATTTCATCTAA
- the LOC139858247 gene encoding PLAT domain-containing protein 3-like — protein MAAATLINRHLFTLLIIIIFITTVRSADPDCVYTVYVRTGSILKAGTDSNLTLTLYDASGYGIRINNLEAWGGLMGAGYNYFERSNLDIFSGRGPCLTGTPCEMNITSDGTGAHHGWYCNYVEVTTTGAHIPCAQQTFTVEQWLATDTSPYELTAVRDYCGLDGVNGKKRHVIRESGSSLRSSV, from the exons ATGGCTGCTGCAACACTAATCAACCGTCATTTATTCActctcctcatcatcatcatcttcatcaccaccGTCAGATCC GCGGATCCAGATTGTGTGTACACCGTCTACGTGAGAACCGGATCCATTTTAAAAGCGGGTACCGACTCCAACTTGACGTTAACATTATACGATGCATCCGGGTACGGTATCCGTATCAACAATCTAGAAGCATGGGGCGGTTTAATGGGAGCCGGTTACAATTACTTTGAAAGAAGTAATTTGGATATATTCAGTGGTAGAGGTCCGTGTTTAACGGGTACACCGTGTGAAATGAATATTACGTCAGATGGGACTGGGGCCCACCACGGATGGTACTGTAATTACGTTGAGGTTACAACAACTGGTGCTCATATTCCATGTGCTCAACAAACTTTTACTGTTGAACAGTGGCTTGCTACTGACACGTCACCTTATGAGCTTACTGCTGTTAGAGATTATTGTGGATTAGATGGTGTGAATGGTAAAAAGAGACACGTTATTCGTGAATCTGGATCTTCGTTACGTTCGAGTGTTTGA